One part of the Neodiprion virginianus isolate iyNeoVirg1 chromosome 3, iyNeoVirg1.1, whole genome shotgun sequence genome encodes these proteins:
- the LOC124301164 gene encoding mitogen-activated protein kinase 1 isoform X2, translating into MEQMKDVYIVQCLMETDLYKLLKTQPISNDHICYFLYQILRGLKYIHSANVLHRDLKPSNLLLNTTCDLKICDFGLARVADPDHNHAGFLTEYVATRWYRAPEIMLNSKGYTKSIDIWSVGCILAEMLSRRAIFPGKHYLDQLNHILGVLGSPSADDLECIINDKARGYLQSLPYKPKVPWTSLFPNADPRALDLLDKMLTFNPNKRIIVEHALAHPYLEQYYDPADEPVAEEPFKFSMELDDLPKETLKQYIFEETLLFQQNNQENTI; encoded by the exons ATGGAACAAATGAAAGATGTATACATTGTACAATGTTTGATGGAAACTGACCTGTACAAGCTACTCAAGACTcag CCTATTAGTAACGATCACATATGCTACTTCCTGTATCAAATATTGCGAGGGCTCAAATACATTCATTCAGCAAATGTATTGCACAGAGATTTGAAGCCCAGTAATCTGCTACTGAACACCACTTGTGACCTTAAAATCTGCGATTTTGGGCTCGCCCGAGTTGCGGATCCTGATCATAATCACGCCGGCTTCCTTACAGAATATGTCGCCACTAGATGGTATCGGGCACCGGAAATAATGTTGAACTCGAAG GGTTACACCAAATCAATCGACATTTGGTCAGTTGGGTGTATTTTAGCAGAGATGCTGTCTAGGCGAGCTATATTTCCTGGAAAACACTATTTGGACCAGCTCAACCACATTCTGGGTGTACTTGGTTCTCCGTCTGCTGATGATCTCGAATGTATTATTAATGACAAG GCTCGTGGTTACCTTCAATCTTTGCCGTACAAACCCAAAGTTCCATGGACAAGTTTGTTTCCAAATGCTGATCCGAGAGCCTTGGATCTTTTGGATAAGATGTTAACATTCAATCCAAACAAACGTATCATAGTGGAACATGCTTTAGCTCATCCATATTTAGAACAGTATTATGATCCAGCTGACGAG CCTGTAGCGGAAGAACCGTTCAAATTTTCCATGGAATTAGATGACCTCCCGAAAGAAACTCTGAAGCAgtatatatttgaagaaaCTTTGCTTTTTCAGCAGAATAACCAAGAGAATACCATATAG
- the LOC124301163 gene encoding nuclear cap-binding protein subunit 3-like isoform X1, with the protein MNQFEEPMDVDTSVSLTEIDKSIDSKSFISDLSYTKLSTEDNVSTQEIPPDEQDGVITSGDTFSTEEKIKLEKRAKRFGLTEDIKNSSEFQEPELYNSLGITEENDTVKNLRLNVLHMRGTEEMSTTDVFKYFEDFAPASIEWINDVSCNVVWLDNLTAARALLRLSKKITGLGETIKAEKNSASNTPSRDDDTNVANEECVIEMSEDDIGDGMEGKKTENSIHSKDINCPLPPGLWRKGIDCPKSKCILLRFATRADKKQPKAEKMSDYYKKYGNPNFGGIKGILTESRKRMYKELKHGRKLPKRESSVSKEADKNNSKNPWGSLSQTWGINDFTEEDCIAKNITKDQSNNVKERLGLKPISKAAHHHSEESESSSQGESDEEWCKRSKVMRMRMHADDEEEKVQKRRLQLKHQAARISASRTDDLRSRLCNSRNQPDLFRGAIQVVVTNNQIVPDSLKKSRSEDECIEEVQEEEEEEGEIVDTPEEAVDVQDESLNDTDDDQESDESERSEKEVQGPRGSVIKVVQHKPRVASTVWARLNNKKTECGDEPKQRRPTTGDLRDTLRGDLRSRLGKQTRGRSPLRIEVKNDKYASDTDSE; encoded by the exons atgaatcaatttgAGGAACCAATGGATGTAGATACGAGCGTATCTTTGACTGAGATTGATAAATCTATTGACTCAAAATCATTTATAAGTGACTTGAGCTATACCAAACTCAGTACTGAAGATAATGTTTCAACTCAG GAAATACCGCCTGACGAACAAGATGGTGTGATCACAAGTGGAGATACATTCAGtacagaggaaaaaataaaactggaGAAACGTGCTAAACGGTTTGGGCTTACTGAAGACATTAAAAACTCATCTGAATTTCAAGAACCAGAACTGTATAATAG CCTTGGTATAACAGAAGAAAATGATACTGTAAAAAATCTTAGACTAAACGTATTGCACATGCGGGGAACCGAAGAAATGAGCACTACAGATGTGTTCAAATACTTTGAAGATTTTGCTCCAGCGTCAATAGAATGGATCAATGATGTATCTT GCAATGTCGTATGGCTAGATAACTTGACTGCTGCGAGAGCGTTATTACgactttcgaaaaaaatcacagGCCTGGGTGAAACGATTAaggctgaaaaaaattcagcttcGAATACACCAAGTCGTGATGATGATACTAATGTTGCAAATGAAGAATGCGTCATAGAAATGTCTGAGGATGATATCGGTGATGGAATGGAAGGcaaaaaaacggaaaattcGATACACAGCAAAGATATAAATTGTCCACTACCGCCTGGACTTTGGAGAAAAGGTATCGACTGTCCGAAATCTAAATGTATTCTTTTACGTTTTGCCACACGAGCGGATAAAAAACAACCGAAAGCCGAAAAAATGAGTGACTATTACAAGAAGTATGGAAATCCTAACTTTGGAG GTATTAAAGGAATTTTAACTGAATCACGTAAACGTATGTATAAAGAACTAAAACATGGAAGAAAACTACCGAAACGGGAAAGCTCCGTCAGTAAAGAAGCAGATAAAAACAATTCGAAAAATCCTTGGGGATCTTTGTCTCAAACGTGGGGTATCAACGATTTTACCGAAGAAGATTGTATTGCTAAAAATATAACTAAAGATCAGAGCAACAACGTAAAAGAACGACTAGGGTTGAAACCAATATCAAAAGCGGCACATCATCATTCAGAAGAATCAGAAAGCAGTTCTCAGGGTGAGAGCGATGAGGAATGGTGTAAACGAAGTAAAGTAATGAGAATGCGAATGCATGCCGATGACGAAGAggaaaaagttcaaaaacgTCGACTGCAGTTGAAACATcag GCAGCAAGAATTTCGGCATCCAGAACTGATGACCTACGATCCAGATTGTGCAATTCTCGAAATCAACCTGATCTTTTCCGTGGTGCAATTCAGGTTGTAGTTACCAATAACCAAATTGTACCAGATTCTTTGAAGAAAAGTAGATCTGAG GATGAATGCATAGAAGAGGTacaggaagaggaagaggaagaaggtGAAATTGTTGATACACCTGAGGAAGCAGTTGATGTACAAGATGAAAGTCTTAACGACACAGATGATGACCAAGAAAGTGACGAATCAGAAAGAAGCGAAAAGGAAGTCCAGGGTCCTCGTGGAAGTGTGATTAAAGTGGTTCAACACAAACCTCGTGTCGCCTCTACTGTTTGGGCAAGGCTAAATAATAAGAAAACTGAATGCGGTGACGAACCCAAGCAAAG ACGTCCAACAACAGGGGACTTGAGAGACACATTGCGAGGTGATTTACGCTCGCGGCTTGGAAAACAAACAAGGGGACGATCCCCTCTTAGAATAGaagtgaaaaatgacaaatatgCCAGCGACACTGATTCTGAGTGA
- the LOC124301163 gene encoding nuclear cap-binding protein subunit 3-like isoform X2 — MRGTEEMSTTDVFKYFEDFAPASIEWINDVSCNVVWLDNLTAARALLRLSKKITGLGETIKAEKNSASNTPSRDDDTNVANEECVIEMSEDDIGDGMEGKKTENSIHSKDINCPLPPGLWRKGIDCPKSKCILLRFATRADKKQPKAEKMSDYYKKYGNPNFGGIKGILTESRKRMYKELKHGRKLPKRESSVSKEADKNNSKNPWGSLSQTWGINDFTEEDCIAKNITKDQSNNVKERLGLKPISKAAHHHSEESESSSQGESDEEWCKRSKVMRMRMHADDEEEKVQKRRLQLKHQAARISASRTDDLRSRLCNSRNQPDLFRGAIQVVVTNNQIVPDSLKKSRSEDECIEEVQEEEEEEGEIVDTPEEAVDVQDESLNDTDDDQESDESERSEKEVQGPRGSVIKVVQHKPRVASTVWARLNNKKTECGDEPKQRRPTTGDLRDTLRGDLRSRLGKQTRGRSPLRIEVKNDKYASDTDSE; from the exons ATGCGGGGAACCGAAGAAATGAGCACTACAGATGTGTTCAAATACTTTGAAGATTTTGCTCCAGCGTCAATAGAATGGATCAATGATGTATCTT GCAATGTCGTATGGCTAGATAACTTGACTGCTGCGAGAGCGTTATTACgactttcgaaaaaaatcacagGCCTGGGTGAAACGATTAaggctgaaaaaaattcagcttcGAATACACCAAGTCGTGATGATGATACTAATGTTGCAAATGAAGAATGCGTCATAGAAATGTCTGAGGATGATATCGGTGATGGAATGGAAGGcaaaaaaacggaaaattcGATACACAGCAAAGATATAAATTGTCCACTACCGCCTGGACTTTGGAGAAAAGGTATCGACTGTCCGAAATCTAAATGTATTCTTTTACGTTTTGCCACACGAGCGGATAAAAAACAACCGAAAGCCGAAAAAATGAGTGACTATTACAAGAAGTATGGAAATCCTAACTTTGGAG GTATTAAAGGAATTTTAACTGAATCACGTAAACGTATGTATAAAGAACTAAAACATGGAAGAAAACTACCGAAACGGGAAAGCTCCGTCAGTAAAGAAGCAGATAAAAACAATTCGAAAAATCCTTGGGGATCTTTGTCTCAAACGTGGGGTATCAACGATTTTACCGAAGAAGATTGTATTGCTAAAAATATAACTAAAGATCAGAGCAACAACGTAAAAGAACGACTAGGGTTGAAACCAATATCAAAAGCGGCACATCATCATTCAGAAGAATCAGAAAGCAGTTCTCAGGGTGAGAGCGATGAGGAATGGTGTAAACGAAGTAAAGTAATGAGAATGCGAATGCATGCCGATGACGAAGAggaaaaagttcaaaaacgTCGACTGCAGTTGAAACATcag GCAGCAAGAATTTCGGCATCCAGAACTGATGACCTACGATCCAGATTGTGCAATTCTCGAAATCAACCTGATCTTTTCCGTGGTGCAATTCAGGTTGTAGTTACCAATAACCAAATTGTACCAGATTCTTTGAAGAAAAGTAGATCTGAG GATGAATGCATAGAAGAGGTacaggaagaggaagaggaagaaggtGAAATTGTTGATACACCTGAGGAAGCAGTTGATGTACAAGATGAAAGTCTTAACGACACAGATGATGACCAAGAAAGTGACGAATCAGAAAGAAGCGAAAAGGAAGTCCAGGGTCCTCGTGGAAGTGTGATTAAAGTGGTTCAACACAAACCTCGTGTCGCCTCTACTGTTTGGGCAAGGCTAAATAATAAGAAAACTGAATGCGGTGACGAACCCAAGCAAAG ACGTCCAACAACAGGGGACTTGAGAGACACATTGCGAGGTGATTTACGCTCGCGGCTTGGAAAACAAACAAGGGGACGATCCCCTCTTAGAATAGaagtgaaaaatgacaaatatgCCAGCGACACTGATTCTGAGTGA